Within Burkholderia cepacia GG4, the genomic segment CTGCCTGCCGAAATAGCGCAGCGCTTCATCGAACTCCTCCTTGCCCGGAATCCGCTTCGCCATGTTGAACTGGCCGCCGATCTCCGCCGCCGCATCGAACAGGTCGACCTGATGGCCGCGCTGCGCGAGCACGGTCGAGCACGCCAGCCCGGCCGGCCCCGCGCCGACCACCGCGATGCGTTTCGGCTGCTGCGCACGCGCGTAGATCAGCTCCGTCTCGTGACACGCGCGCGGATTCAGCAGGCATGACGCAATCTTGTTCTTGAACGCGTGGTCGAGGCACGCCTGGTTGCAGCCGATGCAGGTGTTGATCTCGTCGGCGCGGCCCTGCGCGGCCTTGACGACGAACTCGGCATCCGCGAGCAGCGGACGCGCCATCGATACCATGTCCGCGCAACCGTCCGCGAGAATCTGCTCGGCCACTTCGGGCCGGTTGATCCGGTTGGTCGTCACGAGCGGAATGCCGACCTCGCCCTTCATCTTCTTCGTCACCCATGCGAACGCACCGCGCGGCACCGACGTCGCGATCGTCGGCACGCGCGCCTCGTGCCAGCCGATCCCCGTGTTGATGATGGTCGCGCCCGCGCGCTCGACAGCCTTCGCGAGCTGCACGGTCTCGCTCCAGTCGCTGCCGTCCGGGATCAGGTCGAGCATCGACAGCCGGTAGATCAGGATGAAGTCGCGCCCGACCGCTTCGCGCGTGCGCTCGATGATCTCGATCGGCAGGCGGATACGGTTCTCGTACGAACCGCCCCACTGGTCGGTGCGCTTGTTGGTATGCATCGAGATGAACTGGTTGATCAGGTAACCCTCGGAGCCCATGATCTCGACGCCGTCGTAGCCGCCCTCGCGCGCAAGCTGCGCGCAGCGGATGAACGCGCGGATTTGCCGCTCGACGCCGCGCGCACTGAGTTCATGCGGCGCGAACGGCGAGATCGGCGACTTGATCTTCGACGGCGCGACCGCGAACGGGTGGTAGCCGTAGCGGCCGGTATGCAGGATCTGCAGCGCGATCTTGCCGTCGTCCGCATGCACGGCGTCGGTGATCACCCGATGCCGCCGCGCGCCGGCCGACGTCATCAGCGTGCCGCCGAACGGCTTGGTCCAGCCGGCCACGTTCGGCGCGAAGCCGCCGGTCACGATCAGCCCGACGCCGCCGCGCGCGCGTTCGGCGAAATAGTCGGCGAGCCTGGGCAGCGTCTTGCGGCTGTCCTCGAGGCCCGTGTGCATCGAGCCCATCAGCACGCGGTTCTTCAGCGTCGTGAAGCCGAGATCGAGCGGCGCGAGCAGATGGGGAAAGGGGGTCGTCATGATGATCCTGCCGGTAGGCGATGGTTGTCATCGTAGGCCGCGCGCCGCCTTGAACGTGAGGGGGCAAACAGCCATAATGCTTGTCATTTCCGGCCAAAAAGACATACCCCCATGCCACGCAAGGACCACCTCGGGCTGCGCCGGCCGACGATTCCGGTCGCCTATACGCGCCTGCTGCTGCAGGCGCTGGCCGCGCGCGGCGTCG encodes:
- a CDS encoding NADPH-dependent 2,4-dienoyl-CoA reductase, with product MTTPFPHLLAPLDLGFTTLKNRVLMGSMHTGLEDSRKTLPRLADYFAERARGGVGLIVTGGFAPNVAGWTKPFGGTLMTSAGARRHRVITDAVHADDGKIALQILHTGRYGYHPFAVAPSKIKSPISPFAPHELSARGVERQIRAFIRCAQLAREGGYDGVEIMGSEGYLINQFISMHTNKRTDQWGGSYENRIRLPIEIIERTREAVGRDFILIYRLSMLDLIPDGSDWSETVQLAKAVERAGATIINTGIGWHEARVPTIATSVPRGAFAWVTKKMKGEVGIPLVTTNRINRPEVAEQILADGCADMVSMARPLLADAEFVVKAAQGRADEINTCIGCNQACLDHAFKNKIASCLLNPRACHETELIYARAQQPKRIAVVGAGPAGLACSTVLAQRGHQVDLFDAAAEIGGQFNMAKRIPGKEEFDEALRYFGRQVELTGVNLHLNRRVDASDLIAGGYDEIVLATGVAPRDPKIPGQDGPNVLSYIDVLAGRQPVGRRVVVVGAGGIGFDVAEYLVHDGASPTLDLAEWKAEWGVTDPAETRGGVTRAQVTAPAREVTLLQRKAAPLGKGLGKTTGWIHRATLKMKQVKMIGGVNYELIDARGLHVSYGEQRTDHELIEADTIVLCTGQEPQRALLAPLQAAGRSVHLIGGAELAAELDAKRAIDQGSRLAARL